Genomic segment of Yoonia sp. R2331:
GCCCTGAAATTGCAACGTGCCACCGTCACCCTGCACCAGATGAAAACCGGTTTCTTCGTTGCCTTCATCATCGCCGTGACCGATCACAAATTCACCATAAAGCGCAGGATTCGCGCGGATGTGGTCGCTGATCTTCATCAGATCGGCGGCGGTGATCCGGCCATCATCATTCACGCCAGTGTCTTCAATGGCCTGCCCGATGGCGTTGTTCATCATCACGCCACCTGCGATCCCGCCCCGGATATCAGCGTTCGAGACGTTCTTCTGGATCCCCCCATCGCGTTCAACGAATCTGAGGATGCGGTCCATTGCAATTGTGGCAGCGGGTGTTGGCATGATGTGTCCTTTCGGGTGGCTGGGTGCGGTACCTATGTGCGGGTCTAGCTACCAAAGCGGACGGCGTTGTGGCGAGAGAACGGCATTGTTCCAACCGGCTTAAGCCGCTCGAAAATAAGCGAAAAATCGCACAACCGCCGGAACAGCGCCGAACCGATTGTTGCGGAGCTTTGGTTAATATCTTGAAAACGCTTGCAATGGCGCAGGGCTGCGAACAGGCGGCATCCTGCCACCGCGGAGGGGCGGTGGCTGGGCGCTTTTCTGCTTAGTCAGACCAAAACCGCGCTAGTCAGCCATGTCAGAGAACAGATTGTCGGTTTCAAGAAAATCAAACCGGGTCTCTTCGCTGGTGCCGGTGTTGATATCCTGCACTTCGACCCGACCATCGCCGTAGCCGATCACCACGGCGTCGCAGATGTCGATGAACAGGCCATTTTCCACCACACCCGGCACCTGATTGAGCACCAGCGACAATTGCCGCGCATTGCCGATCCGGTTGAGGTGCAGATCAAGAATATGGTTGCCCTCGTCCGTCACAAAGGGGGCGTCGCCGTTCATACGCAGGCTGGCGGAATTGCCCAGCACATCCATGCCGGTCAGCATCTCTTCGATCAGGGTCTTGGAGGTTTGCCAGCCAAATGGGATCACCTCGACCGGCAAGGGGAAGGCCCCCAGCGTATCCACCTTTTTCGAGATATCAGCGATCACGACCATCTGGTCAGAGGCGGTTGCCACGATCTTTTCCTGCAGAAGTGCGCCGCCACCGCCCTTGATCAGGTTGAGATCACCGTCGTATTCGTCAGCGCCGTCAACGGTGATGTCGAGCCATTTCGCCTCGTCCAGAGAAATCACTTCGATCCCGACATCGCGGGCAAGCTGCGCGGTGCGGCTGGAAGTCGGCACACCTTTGATGCGCAGCCCTTCGTCCCGGACCAGTTCGCCCAGGCAGCGCACAAGCCAGGCGGCTGTCGATCCGGTGCCAAGCCCCACCTTCATCCCGCTTTCCACAAATTCAGTGGCACGTTTGGCGGCCACAAACTTTGCTTTGTCGATGGGGGACAGTTCCGATGGCATGGCAAGCTCCTGTAGCAGACGAGGGCGTTATAGGCCCAAAGAGAAACCGGCGCGAGGGGGCAAATCAGTCCCCCTTCACGCGGTCGTGTCTGGGGTGTTGCACGGGCTTGGTTAATGTGGCGCAAAGGCGGAGGCAATTTGATGAAGTATATCGTGGCACTATTGTTGGCGTGCATGGCCTCTGTGGGGGTGGCGCAGGACCGGGACGGCAATGACACGCCGGGCGAATGGGTCGTGACGCATCAGGCGGCCTATGGGTTGTGGGATGTCTTTTGCGATGAACGCACAACCGGCGATCTGACAGAAGAGCGGTGCTATATCCGCTATGTGGAGGTGTTTTCGGCCCGCCCCAAGTTCGGGGCGATGTTCGTCTTTGTCACCGGTGCCGGTGTCGAATTCGGGATGGAGGCAGGCACCGTCTTTCCCGGCGAGGGGCCGCAGATCATCCGCGACGACGCGCAGGTCTGGGTGGATAACCGATTGGGCTGTCGCACTGGGTTGACCTGCACGATGGACGGTGAGGCAGCGCAGGATTTCCTGAACGCGGCGCGCGGCGGTGGTGTATTGCAGATGACTTTCACGGACCGTCATGGCGCGCCGCAAGACCTGCGCTGGGATCTGACGCGGTTTGACGCAGCCTTTGCCGATTGGCGGGCCCAGTCTGCCGCGCGCGATCTGCCGCGCCCTTTTGAGTGACCAAGCGTCGGTTTCGGTCGCCCCCGTGGGCGATTGCGCGGTAGAAACACCACATGACCACGCCGCTGCGCCTGCATTACGCCCCTGACAACGCATCCTTGTGCGTCCGACTGGCGCTCGATCATCTGGACCTGCCGTTTGAGAC
This window contains:
- the rpiA gene encoding ribose-5-phosphate isomerase RpiA, coding for MPSELSPIDKAKFVAAKRATEFVESGMKVGLGTGSTAAWLVRCLGELVRDEGLRIKGVPTSSRTAQLARDVGIEVISLDEAKWLDITVDGADEYDGDLNLIKGGGGALLQEKIVATASDQMVVIADISKKVDTLGAFPLPVEVIPFGWQTSKTLIEEMLTGMDVLGNSASLRMNGDAPFVTDEGNHILDLHLNRIGNARQLSLVLNQVPGVVENGLFIDICDAVVIGYGDGRVEVQDINTGTSEETRFDFLETDNLFSDMAD